From one Sphingomonas sp. BT-65 genomic stretch:
- a CDS encoding MFS transporter, with protein sequence MKKRHAVLGFLAALSVITFIDRMAIAVTGPAIQKDLGISPAEWGWVLGAYTFAYAVFEVPSGAIGDRYGYRKELTRITVWWSFFTAITAACHNFWQLAAARFMFGLGAAGAYPNMSGVLYRWFPKRERARGQGVIWAASRLGGALAPLLLVPLNTHLGWQMVFVILGLIGFVWAILWWRWYHDRPADQPGITPEEAAEIGDDAGAGHSGTPWGKLLSLPQLWLIGIAYFFYAFGSWFYFGWFSQWMTNGRGFTQTEMAVYAAIPFLLGIVSNLIGGVLSDQLGARIGFKLAYRLITSVCLSVTAALLLAMSLTPDKTMVVVLAAASFAVMDLMLPSAWAMCMSIGGRYGGTATGFMNMLGNLGGFVGVVATGYIIKGTGSYDLPVQGVALMVLIAAGLFALIDSSKGFDQKAATA encoded by the coding sequence ATGAAGAAGCGGCATGCCGTACTCGGCTTTCTCGCCGCGCTCTCGGTCATCACCTTCATCGACCGGATGGCGATCGCCGTCACCGGGCCGGCGATCCAGAAGGACCTCGGGATCAGCCCCGCGGAATGGGGCTGGGTGCTGGGCGCCTATACCTTCGCCTACGCCGTGTTCGAGGTTCCCTCCGGCGCGATCGGCGACCGCTATGGCTATCGCAAGGAACTGACCCGGATCACCGTCTGGTGGTCGTTCTTCACGGCGATCACGGCCGCGTGCCATAATTTCTGGCAACTCGCGGCGGCGCGTTTCATGTTCGGCCTCGGCGCCGCGGGTGCCTATCCCAACATGTCGGGCGTGCTCTACCGTTGGTTTCCCAAGCGCGAGCGGGCGCGCGGGCAGGGCGTGATCTGGGCGGCGAGCCGGCTGGGCGGTGCGCTGGCGCCGCTGCTGCTGGTGCCGCTCAACACGCATCTCGGCTGGCAGATGGTGTTCGTCATCCTGGGCCTGATCGGCTTCGTCTGGGCGATCCTATGGTGGCGCTGGTATCATGACCGCCCGGCCGACCAGCCGGGCATCACGCCGGAGGAAGCGGCGGAGATCGGCGACGACGCGGGTGCCGGCCATTCGGGCACGCCATGGGGCAAGCTGCTCAGCCTGCCGCAGCTGTGGCTGATCGGAATCGCCTATTTCTTCTATGCCTTCGGCAGCTGGTTCTATTTCGGCTGGTTCTCGCAGTGGATGACCAACGGCCGCGGCTTCACACAGACCGAGATGGCCGTGTATGCGGCGATCCCGTTCCTGCTCGGCATCGTCAGCAACCTGATCGGCGGGGTGCTGAGCGACCAGCTGGGCGCGCGGATCGGATTCAAGCTCGCCTATCGCCTGATCACCAGCGTCTGCTTGAGCGTCACCGCGGCGCTGTTGCTGGCGATGAGCTTGACACCCGACAAGACGATGGTCGTCGTGCTGGCCGCCGCGAGCTTTGCCGTGATGGACCTGATGCTGCCGAGCGCCTGGGCGATGTGCATGTCGATCGGCGGGCGCTACGGCGGCACCGCGACAGGCTTCATGAACATGCTGGGCAATCTGGGCGGCTTTGTCGGCGTCGTGGCGACCGGATACATCATCAAGGGCACGGGCAGCTATGACCTGCCGGTGCAAGGCGTCGCGCTGATGGTGCTGATCGCGGCAGGGCTGTTCGCGCTGATCGACAGCTCCAAGGGCTTCGATCAGAAGGCGGCGACGGCATGA
- a CDS encoding aspartate/glutamate racemase family protein: MPTLGLVHNSPMLAAVFNEIAARVMPDVRILHFVDESTIKNTIAAGHLQKATMRQVIRLVGSTFDAGCDVAMVTCSSIGRAVEMAAELYEQPVLRVDRAMAEQAVASAKRIGVVATLSTTLEPTADLVSRVAAEQGKQIELVAHLCEGAFEAVMAGDGATHDRIVGEALTTALADVDAIVLAQASMARVVATLPEGAVKAPVLSSPELGMLRAAEVLKGLGK; this comes from the coding sequence ATGCCGACGCTGGGACTGGTCCATAATTCACCGATGCTCGCGGCGGTGTTCAACGAGATCGCGGCGCGGGTGATGCCCGATGTGCGCATCCTCCACTTCGTCGACGAGAGCACGATCAAGAACACCATCGCCGCCGGGCATCTGCAGAAGGCGACGATGCGGCAGGTGATCCGGCTGGTCGGATCGACCTTCGACGCCGGGTGCGACGTGGCGATGGTGACCTGCTCGTCGATCGGGCGCGCGGTCGAGATGGCGGCCGAACTCTACGAGCAGCCCGTGCTGCGCGTCGACCGCGCCATGGCCGAGCAGGCGGTGGCGAGCGCGAAGCGGATCGGCGTCGTCGCGACGCTTTCGACCACGCTCGAACCCACCGCCGACCTCGTCAGCCGCGTCGCCGCGGAGCAGGGCAAGCAGATCGAGCTGGTCGCGCATCTGTGCGAAGGCGCGTTCGAGGCGGTGATGGCCGGTGACGGCGCAACGCACGACCGGATTGTGGGCGAAGCGCTCACCACCGCGCTGGCCGATGTCGATGCGATCGTGCTGGCGCAGGCGTCAATGGCGCGCGTCGTCGCGACGCTGCCCGAAGGCGCGGTCAAGGCGCCGGTGCTGTCGAGCCCCGAGCTCGGCATGCTGCGCGCGGCCGAAGTGCTCAAGGGCCTCGGCAAATGA
- a CDS encoding alpha-L-rhamnosidase — protein sequence MRVTDLRAEYTVDLLGTQVRHPRLSWRIENVAKQTSYRIRAAASEAALKAGELLWDSREIAGDATFDVAYGGPALASMQRVWWTVEVNGVAISDPAWFEAGLLSPEDWRGDWIEAEDELAAADRAAGVSWMWGEISLDARPHAFRLDFDAPADLMRAEVLVAGKDHLRGVWVNGAKSPLDWHFDWDTYLPFWGTLAPYDGEVKAGRNSVCALVEADTTGFFPVDGGAFSALIRLHRADGSVERIVSRAFRVMPDAPEGWTDTGFDASGWAAAVPSTSWAQGDPRPSEPAMLLRTGFEVGKPITAARLYATALGAYDARINGQKVSQAILAPEITVAKSHLLYQTYDVTALIAQGENALGAVVGDGFYASPFGWRIERYGFGPAPRRFRAMLRIDYEDGSHDWVTTGPDWKIATSPILKSEIYDGETFDARRIVPGWALPGFDASSWADAKVGAAPNVAIIAQTSPLLDRTGTRRAVSVSEPAPGRYIFDFGQNFPGWVRIRATGPAGTTITAKFAELLNPDGTADLSNLRLAKATDSFTLAGTGEVESFEPHFTYHGFRYVEVEGWPGTPTADDVEGVIVHSACREVGQMTFHDAPLLQQIWNNALWSQRSNFFAVPTDCPQRDERMGWMGDIQVFLDAAAFNMEVDPFIRRFLLEARAAQRDDGAYPIVVPQPLSFPDVVTAGWSEAGIILPWQLWQRYGDTAVIDENWDAMEGWMAYVARTNPDHVWRSDRGLDLGDWLSVDAIKPDDETTPRILCATAYWAWSAELMAEMAAATGRDAEELRYRALHAAIAEAYAAEFVGEDGVCGNGSQTSQVLSLAFGLVPEDRRAAAAQVLADEIRGRGMKLSTGFLGTPYLLDVLADAGLWDEVSGLLLQTGYPSWGYMPQQGGTTVWERWNGDTGDLSMNSYNHYAFGAVVGFFYRRLAGIAPAAPGFRRIAVRPVWLPEVGRVAAKFDSPVGLIATETGGGAAGLNRLTLTVPANTLADVELPGGGWRGVPGDTREEGGLTRFEIRSGTHEFTR from the coding sequence ACCAGCTATCGCATCCGCGCCGCAGCGAGCGAAGCGGCGCTGAAAGCAGGCGAGCTGCTGTGGGACAGCCGCGAGATCGCAGGCGATGCGACGTTCGATGTCGCTTATGGCGGTCCGGCGCTGGCGTCGATGCAGCGGGTGTGGTGGACGGTGGAGGTCAATGGCGTCGCCATCTCCGATCCGGCGTGGTTCGAGGCGGGGCTGCTGTCGCCCGAAGACTGGCGCGGTGACTGGATCGAGGCGGAGGACGAACTCGCCGCTGCCGATCGCGCCGCGGGGGTGAGCTGGATGTGGGGCGAGATCTCGCTCGATGCGCGCCCGCACGCCTTCCGGCTCGATTTCGATGCGCCCGCCGATCTGATGCGCGCCGAGGTGCTGGTCGCGGGCAAGGACCATCTGCGCGGCGTGTGGGTCAATGGCGCCAAGTCGCCGCTCGACTGGCATTTCGACTGGGATACGTACCTCCCCTTCTGGGGCACGCTCGCGCCGTATGACGGCGAGGTGAAGGCGGGGCGCAACAGCGTCTGCGCGCTGGTCGAGGCTGATACGACCGGCTTCTTCCCGGTCGATGGCGGCGCGTTCTCCGCGCTGATCCGGCTGCACCGCGCCGACGGCAGCGTGGAGCGGATCGTGAGCCGCGCGTTCCGGGTGATGCCCGATGCGCCGGAAGGCTGGACTGACACCGGTTTCGACGCGAGCGGCTGGGCGGCGGCGGTGCCGAGCACCAGCTGGGCGCAAGGCGATCCGCGGCCGAGCGAGCCCGCGATGCTGCTGCGTACGGGGTTCGAGGTGGGCAAGCCCATCACCGCGGCGCGGCTCTACGCCACCGCGCTCGGCGCCTATGACGCGCGGATCAACGGGCAGAAGGTGAGCCAGGCGATCCTCGCGCCCGAGATCACCGTGGCGAAGAGCCACCTCCTCTACCAGACCTACGACGTGACCGCGCTGATCGCGCAGGGCGAGAATGCGCTCGGCGCTGTGGTCGGCGACGGCTTCTATGCCTCGCCGTTCGGCTGGCGGATCGAGCGCTATGGCTTCGGCCCGGCGCCGCGGCGGTTTCGCGCGATGCTGCGGATCGACTATGAAGACGGCTCGCACGATTGGGTGACGACCGGGCCGGACTGGAAGATCGCGACCTCGCCGATCCTCAAGTCGGAAATCTATGACGGCGAGACGTTTGACGCGCGGCGGATCGTGCCGGGCTGGGCGCTGCCGGGGTTCGACGCTTCGAGCTGGGCGGATGCCAAGGTTGGCGCTGCGCCGAACGTGGCGATCATCGCCCAGACCTCGCCGTTGCTCGATCGCACCGGGACGCGGCGCGCGGTATCGGTGAGCGAGCCGGCGCCTGGTCGTTATATATTTGATTTTGGACAGAATTTTCCCGGATGGGTACGCATCCGCGCGACCGGGCCGGCGGGCACGACGATCACTGCCAAGTTCGCCGAGTTGCTCAATCCGGACGGCACCGCGGATCTCTCCAACCTGCGCCTCGCCAAGGCGACCGACAGCTTCACGCTGGCGGGGACGGGAGAGGTCGAGAGCTTTGAGCCGCACTTCACCTATCATGGGTTCCGCTATGTCGAGGTCGAAGGTTGGCCCGGCACGCCGACGGCTGACGACGTTGAGGGCGTGATTGTCCACAGCGCGTGCCGCGAGGTGGGCCAGATGACCTTCCACGACGCGCCGCTGCTCCAGCAAATCTGGAACAACGCGTTGTGGAGCCAGCGCAGCAACTTCTTCGCGGTGCCGACCGATTGCCCGCAGCGCGACGAGCGGATGGGCTGGATGGGCGACATCCAGGTGTTCCTCGACGCCGCCGCGTTCAACATGGAAGTCGATCCCTTCATCCGCCGCTTCCTGCTCGAGGCGCGCGCGGCGCAGCGCGACGACGGGGCCTATCCGATCGTGGTGCCGCAGCCCTTGTCCTTCCCGGACGTGGTGACGGCGGGATGGAGCGAGGCGGGGATCATCCTGCCGTGGCAGCTGTGGCAGCGTTACGGCGACACCGCGGTGATCGACGAGAATTGGGACGCGATGGAAGGCTGGATGGCCTATGTCGCGCGGACCAACCCGGATCATGTGTGGCGCAGCGACCGCGGGCTCGACCTTGGCGACTGGCTGTCGGTCGACGCGATCAAGCCCGATGACGAGACCACGCCGCGCATCCTGTGCGCGACCGCCTATTGGGCGTGGAGCGCCGAGCTCATGGCCGAGATGGCGGCGGCGACCGGGCGTGACGCCGAGGAGCTCCGCTATCGTGCGCTGCACGCGGCGATCGCCGAGGCCTATGCCGCCGAGTTCGTGGGCGAGGACGGCGTGTGCGGCAATGGCAGCCAGACCAGCCAGGTGCTCTCGCTCGCCTTTGGCCTCGTGCCGGAGGACCGCCGTGCGGCGGCGGCGCAAGTGCTGGCGGACGAGATCCGCGGGCGCGGCATGAAGCTCTCGACCGGCTTCCTCGGCACCCCCTATCTGCTCGACGTGCTCGCCGATGCCGGGCTGTGGGATGAGGTCAGCGGACTGCTGCTTCAGACCGGCTATCCGAGCTGGGGCTATATGCCGCAGCAGGGCGGGACGACGGTGTGGGAACGCTGGAACGGCGACACCGGCGATCTCAGCATGAACAGCTACAACCATTATGCCTTCGGCGCGGTGGTCGGCTTCTTCTACCGGCGGCTGGCGGGGATCGCGCCCGCCGCGCCCGGCTTCCGCCGGATCGCGGTGCGGCCGGTGTGGTTGCCCGAGGTCGGGCGCGTTGCGGCGAAGTTCGACTCGCCGGTGGGCCTTATTGCAACCGAGACCGGGGGTGGCGCTGCTGGCCTCAACCGCCTGACGCTGACCGTGCCTGCCAACACCCTCGCTGATGTCGAGCTGCCCGGCGGCGGCTGGCGCGGTGTGCCCGGAGATACGCGAGAGGAAGGCGGCCTGACCCGCTTCGAGATCAGGTCAGGCACGCACGAATTCACGAGATAA
- a CDS encoding beta-galactosidase has protein sequence MKRLLAFALLAAAPVLPAAAQTEAPAGQQQFDRLWLGSAWYPEQWPEERWAEDLRLMKAHGANVVRIGEYAWSRMEPEEGKYDMDWLVRAVRLAAKYDIKVVIGTPSDTPPAWMTQKYPDVSQIQSNGQKVGHGGRRQFSISSKRYRDFCREIVTRMAQALGKEPNVIGWQIGNEPTDESYDPEAKAAWVAWLKQRYGTLDKLNDAWTTQYWSQSYTAWEQVPFSNDKANPGWMLELKRFITSQWVAFHRNQLDAIRAHADPKQFITVNFGGLGWANRFDRYAANRDLDFTSWDNYVGSGHLKPYRNGATHDLVRGWKRKNFWVMEIQPGYVNWAGVSNMLYPGETRAMAWQAIGHGSDGILYWQWRNALNGQETLHGSLIGADGKPVPVYAEVQQIGREMAKASPLIAGTHPVSDVAILHDYASRWAIDFQLHHRDYDQIEVLLDYYQPLKDARGAVDIVEVEVAPLAGYKLVVAPSLNIISETTAKRLADYVRGGGHLILGPRSGMKDEFNALQTQRQPGPLAELLGGRVEQYYALDEAVDVGGGKATIWAEQLSTSAPDTETLLRYGKANGWLDGKPAVISRKVGKGRITYVGALVDDAVMKTLIDGALAGAGVARDFAVPADVELMTREGQGRRIVILINHGRTAQTVALPEPMTDILAGGTKSSVTMPVEGVAVLQRGGK, from the coding sequence ATGAAGCGGCTCCTGGCATTCGCGCTGCTCGCGGCGGCGCCCGTGCTTCCCGCTGCGGCGCAGACCGAGGCGCCGGCGGGGCAGCAGCAGTTCGACAGACTGTGGCTCGGCTCGGCCTGGTATCCCGAGCAATGGCCCGAGGAGCGCTGGGCCGAGGATCTGCGGCTGATGAAGGCGCATGGCGCCAATGTGGTGCGCATCGGCGAATATGCCTGGAGCCGGATGGAGCCCGAAGAGGGCAAGTACGACATGGACTGGCTGGTCCGCGCGGTGCGGCTGGCGGCGAAGTACGACATCAAGGTGGTGATCGGCACGCCGAGCGACACGCCGCCGGCGTGGATGACGCAGAAATATCCCGACGTCTCGCAGATCCAGAGCAACGGCCAGAAGGTCGGCCATGGCGGGCGGCGGCAATTCTCGATCTCGTCGAAACGCTATCGCGACTTCTGCCGCGAGATTGTGACACGCATGGCGCAGGCGCTGGGCAAGGAGCCCAACGTCATCGGCTGGCAGATCGGCAACGAACCGACCGACGAGAGCTATGATCCCGAGGCGAAGGCGGCGTGGGTCGCGTGGCTCAAGCAGCGCTACGGCACGCTCGACAAATTGAACGACGCGTGGACCACCCAATACTGGTCACAGAGCTATACCGCCTGGGAGCAGGTTCCCTTCAGCAACGACAAGGCCAATCCCGGCTGGATGCTGGAATTGAAGCGCTTCATCACCTCGCAATGGGTGGCGTTCCACAGGAACCAGCTCGACGCGATCCGCGCGCATGCTGATCCCAAGCAGTTCATCACGGTGAACTTCGGCGGGCTTGGCTGGGCCAACCGCTTCGATCGCTACGCCGCCAACCGCGACCTCGATTTCACCTCATGGGACAATTACGTCGGCAGCGGGCACCTCAAGCCCTATCGCAACGGTGCGACCCACGACCTGGTGCGCGGGTGGAAGCGCAAGAATTTCTGGGTGATGGAGATCCAGCCGGGCTATGTGAACTGGGCGGGGGTGAGCAACATGCTCTATCCCGGCGAGACACGCGCGATGGCGTGGCAGGCGATCGGCCACGGATCGGACGGCATCCTCTACTGGCAGTGGCGCAACGCGCTCAACGGGCAGGAGACGCTGCACGGATCGCTGATCGGCGCCGACGGCAAGCCGGTGCCGGTCTATGCCGAGGTGCAGCAGATCGGGCGTGAGATGGCCAAGGCCTCGCCGCTGATCGCGGGGACGCATCCGGTGTCCGACGTCGCGATCCTGCACGATTATGCCAGCCGCTGGGCGATCGACTTCCAGCTGCACCATCGCGACTATGACCAGATCGAGGTGCTGCTCGATTATTACCAGCCGCTCAAGGATGCGCGCGGGGCCGTGGACATCGTCGAGGTGGAGGTGGCGCCGCTTGCCGGGTACAAGCTCGTCGTCGCGCCGAGCCTCAACATTATCAGCGAGACGACGGCGAAGCGGCTGGCGGACTATGTCCGCGGCGGCGGACACCTGATCCTGGGGCCGCGCTCTGGGATGAAGGACGAATTCAACGCGCTCCAGACCCAGCGCCAGCCGGGGCCGCTCGCCGAGCTGCTCGGCGGGCGGGTCGAGCAATATTATGCGCTCGACGAGGCGGTCGATGTCGGCGGCGGTAAGGCCACGATCTGGGCCGAACAGCTCTCGACCAGCGCCCCCGACACCGAGACGCTGCTGCGCTACGGCAAGGCCAATGGCTGGCTCGACGGCAAGCCGGCGGTGATCAGCCGCAAGGTCGGCAAGGGGCGGATCACCTATGTCGGCGCGCTGGTCGACGATGCGGTGATGAAGACGCTGATCGATGGGGCGTTGGCGGGCGCGGGGGTCGCGCGTGACTTCGCGGTGCCTGCGGATGTCGAGCTGATGACGCGCGAGGGGCAGGGGCGGCGGATCGTCATCCTGATCAACCACGGCCGCACCGCGCAGACCGTGGCGCTGCCCGAGCCGATGACCGACATCCTTGCGGGCGGCACCAAGTCGAGCGTGACGATGCCGGTGGAGGGCGTTGCGGTGCTGCAGCGCGGGGGCAAGTGA
- a CDS encoding beta-galactosidase encodes MRTVLLAAAAALALVPGASAQTVFPNRATAFADKPAIAVGVAWYPEQWLEERWATDLDLMKASGFNTVRIGEFAWARMEPEEGKFDFAWMDRAIAAAVARGFMVVIGTPSAAPPAWLTQKYPDTLRVDENGQRASHGGRRHFSFASKRYRDFSRRIAVEMAKRYGKHPAVVGWQIDNEVGPPSWDAESVAAWHAFLKQRYGTIDELNRRWATQYWSQFYNDFDQIPLRQTGQQNPGLLLDFRHFTTAVWTDYVQNQARAIRPLIAPRAWVTTNTMFWNAGFDHFVMHRDLDLASWDNYIPDGRPDWVANGANHDLVRGYKQRNFWLMETQPGRVDWVPVNRALDPGQVRELAWQSVSHGSDGVLYWQWRPARNGQETYHGAVLGQDGTPNPIHAEIAQIAKELTAAAPLLADTGPAAKVAMLWAYDSRWAIDLQRHHRDFDPVKAFTEVYRPLRVQSQGVHIVSPDAALTAYPLVVAPNLNVVTQAQADRLAAYVRAGGHLVLGPRSGMKDDANALWPQRQPGPLAGLLGATVEQYYALDAPVGIKGNLGDGKVAIWAEEIRPDAADVRVLATYADPGGWLDGKPAVVTRKVGRGRITYFGAWLEPAMMKTLAARLLGEAKIAPLVPDAHADLEISERAGGGKRVMIVINHGTGARPLAPPQGARFVSGDWADGQMKAHGVALFQLK; translated from the coding sequence ATGCGGACGGTCCTGCTTGCCGCAGCGGCGGCGCTGGCGCTGGTTCCCGGTGCGTCGGCGCAGACCGTCTTCCCCAATCGCGCGACGGCTTTTGCCGACAAGCCCGCGATCGCGGTCGGCGTCGCCTGGTATCCTGAGCAATGGCTCGAGGAACGCTGGGCAACCGATCTCGACCTGATGAAGGCGTCGGGCTTCAACACCGTGCGCATCGGCGAGTTCGCCTGGGCGCGGATGGAGCCGGAGGAAGGCAAGTTCGACTTCGCGTGGATGGACCGTGCGATCGCGGCGGCGGTCGCGCGCGGCTTCATGGTGGTGATCGGCACGCCGAGCGCGGCGCCGCCGGCGTGGCTGACGCAAAAGTACCCTGACACGCTGCGGGTGGACGAGAATGGCCAGCGCGCCAGCCATGGCGGGCGGCGGCATTTCTCCTTCGCGAGCAAGCGCTATCGCGACTTCTCGCGCCGCATCGCGGTCGAGATGGCGAAGCGCTACGGCAAGCATCCCGCGGTGGTCGGCTGGCAGATCGACAATGAGGTCGGGCCGCCGTCGTGGGACGCGGAATCGGTTGCCGCGTGGCACGCCTTTTTGAAGCAGCGCTACGGCACGATCGACGAGCTCAACCGGCGCTGGGCGACGCAGTACTGGTCGCAATTCTACAATGATTTCGACCAGATCCCGCTGCGCCAGACCGGGCAGCAGAATCCGGGGCTGCTGCTCGACTTCCGCCATTTCACCACGGCGGTATGGACCGATTATGTCCAGAACCAGGCGCGCGCGATCCGGCCGTTGATCGCGCCGCGCGCGTGGGTCACGACCAACACGATGTTCTGGAATGCGGGCTTCGACCATTTCGTGATGCACCGCGATCTCGATCTCGCGAGCTGGGACAATTACATCCCCGACGGGCGGCCGGACTGGGTGGCGAACGGCGCCAATCACGACCTCGTCCGCGGCTACAAACAGCGCAATTTCTGGCTGATGGAAACTCAGCCCGGCCGGGTTGACTGGGTGCCGGTCAACCGCGCGCTCGACCCGGGGCAGGTGCGCGAGCTGGCGTGGCAGTCGGTCAGCCACGGGTCGGACGGCGTGCTCTACTGGCAGTGGCGGCCGGCGCGGAACGGGCAGGAGACTTATCACGGCGCGGTGCTGGGGCAGGACGGCACGCCCAACCCGATCCATGCCGAGATCGCGCAGATCGCGAAGGAGCTGACAGCCGCCGCGCCGCTGCTCGCCGACACCGGGCCGGCGGCGAAGGTCGCGATGCTGTGGGCCTATGACAGCCGCTGGGCGATCGACCTGCAGCGCCACCATCGCGACTTCGATCCGGTCAAGGCGTTCACCGAGGTCTATCGTCCGCTGCGCGTGCAGAGCCAGGGGGTGCACATCGTCTCGCCCGATGCCGCGCTGACGGCCTATCCGCTGGTGGTCGCGCCCAATCTCAATGTGGTGACACAGGCGCAGGCCGACCGGCTCGCGGCCTATGTGCGGGCCGGCGGGCATCTGGTGCTCGGGCCGCGCTCGGGGATGAAGGACGACGCCAATGCGTTGTGGCCGCAGCGCCAGCCGGGGCCGCTCGCCGGGCTGCTCGGCGCGACGGTCGAGCAATATTATGCCCTCGACGCGCCGGTCGGGATCAAGGGCAATTTGGGCGACGGCAAGGTCGCGATCTGGGCGGAGGAGATCCGGCCTGACGCGGCGGACGTGCGCGTGCTCGCGACTTATGCCGACCCCGGTGGCTGGCTCGACGGCAAGCCGGCGGTGGTGACGCGCAAGGTCGGCCGCGGGCGCATCACCTATTTCGGCGCCTGGCTCGAGCCGGCGATGATGAAGACGCTGGCGGCGCGGCTGCTGGGCGAGGCGAAGATCGCGCCGCTCGTTCCCGACGCGCATGCCGATCTCGAGATCAGCGAGCGTGCGGGCGGGGGGAAACGCGTGATGATCGTGATCAACCATGGTACCGGCGCACGGCCGCTTGCGCCGCCTCAGGGTGCGCGCTTCGTCAGCGGCGACTGGGCGGATGGCCAGATGAAGGCGCACGGCGTGGCGCTGTTCCAGCTCAAATGA